One window of the Oncorhynchus clarkii lewisi isolate Uvic-CL-2024 chromosome 19, UVic_Ocla_1.0, whole genome shotgun sequence genome contains the following:
- the LOC139375235 gene encoding zinc finger protein DPF3-like has protein sequence MAAVIQNPLKALGDQFYKEAIEQCRSYNARLCAERSVRLPFLDSQTGVAQNNCYIWMERHHRSPGVAAGQMYTYPARCWRKKRRLHASMDPRLRLCGLQLDGGLPGKDTLPTQDTTLEALLRGEGLDQRTNSKDEESLLEIQRVLEADAAEGAYNDDDYEVDPPKKRHRGKGRGRGSGRRRTEMEDQDKPYGCDICGKRYKNRTGLSYHYTHSHLAEERGSESSRSPSTQRSDRHKRQKGPGGSASTNNYCNLCRCTPGSNRGKSGERVPCSVCRCSTGCPEEKEDRRPFARAEELFGTTSESDTSTFHGFEDDELEEPSSNGKGTSNRYR, from the exons GTTGGGTGACCAGTTCTACAAAGAGGCCATTGAGCAGTGCCGCAGCTACAATGCCCGCCTGTGTGCCGAGCGCAGCGTACGCCTGCCCTTCCTGGACTCGCAGACCGGTGTGGCACAGAACAACTGCTACATCTGGATGGAGCGCCACCATCGCAGCCCTG gggTGGCTGCAGGTCAGATGTATACATACCCTGCCCGCTGCTGGAGGAAGAAGAGACGGCTGCACGCCTCCATGGACCCTCGTCTACGCCTCTGTGGCCTACAGCTAG ATGGAGGACTCCCAGGCAAGGATACGCTTCCCACACAGGACACCACACTGGAGGCTCTTCTTAGAGGGGAGGGCCTAGACCAGAGGACCAACTCTAAGGATGAGGAGAGTCTCCTAGAAATCCAG AGGGTGTTGGAGGCTGACGCAGCTGAAGGTGCATACAATGACGATGACTATGAAGtggacccccccaaaaaaagacacAGAGGAAAAGGCAGA GGTCGGGGTTCAGGCCGCAGGAGGACAGAGATGGAAGACCAGGACAAGCCATACGGCTGTGACA TCTGTGGGAAGCGCTACAAAAACCGTACGGGGCTGAGTTACCACTACACCCATTCCCACCtggcagaggagagggggtcCGAGTCCTCCCGGTCACCCTCCACACAACGCTCCGACAGACACAAAC GTCAGAAGGGCCCAGGTGGGTCTGCCAGTACCAATAACTACTGTAACTTGTGCCGGTGCACACCAGGCTCCAACAGGGGTAAATCTGGGGAGAGGGTACCCTGCTCAGTCTGCCGATGCTCCA CTGGATGCCcagaagagaaggaggacagaaGGCCGTTTGCCAGGGCAGAAGAACTGTTTGGCACCACCTCAGAGAGCGACACGTCCACGTTTCACGGCTTTGAGGACGATGAGCTTGAAGAGCCCTCGTCAAACGGCAAGGGGACATCCAACCGATACAGATAG